A single region of the Papilio machaon chromosome 13, ilPapMach1.1, whole genome shotgun sequence genome encodes:
- the LOC106719741 gene encoding cationic amino acid transporter 2 yields the protein MAGGKWSALGRALARKRVFEPDQLEVSNLRRCLTIWDLTALGVGSTLGVGVYVLVGSVALHFAGPSIILSFLIAAVASFFAGMCYAEFGSRVPKAGSAYIYTYVAVGEFVAFIIGWNMILEGVFGTASVARGLSLYLDSMTNKSMSGWLLQAAPIYSPQFSPYFDLFSFLVVLVLGAVLSLGARESSAVNKVLAASNMLVILFIVIAGAFKADSRNWSIPGSEVPEGHGSGGFFPYGAGGTLRGAAVCFYGFVGFDTINSTGEEVREPRRAIPIAILTVLSIVFVAYASVSVVITMMVPYYLQDTVASVATAFTFVGWDWARWVVSVGAVFGISASLFGSMFPLPRLLYSMASDGLLCHWLAHITSKRKSPVLATILPTCVIAVLAAIVELEQLVMMMCIGTLLSYTIVAACVILLRYRPTPLHNEEDAVRSGCCNRKSTLCTSRLVNTTLILYICICLSTALVGSYVAEPLVPILVLHGVGLALMVVIIMQPQANEDLPFKTPLVPVVPCLSIYANIHLMILINVQTWIRVIIWIAIGIPVYFICTCYYKKMGRRNSSEDKPPTQLNKNGGPPVKIIIETPTPPNTIKISSSRGGDLSISSTIKSSVVGTPVEQKVVRNYIPFVTEEIIVKQAIVEDNDEKEAKIIDLLDQVLQAEEDSYEEIITLQEPQSEEKDNDTAMTVDVHRKSLSELSDAGSDASLGNQVLSKYDVIALVHREDLPKLTEEEEKNERDDIDQNDDYEYITEFNESETNSRTDESGYSDTLDKNTFSESVEDNRIQAPVIPVPPPMDENLFSNPTFKKSYTISSRPSKTRLFPEPPKENPRLSIQSNGSIDDSPMVFGSDKQMNFMSKLNTIFQTKMSSFNNGEELRKRSHSAGNLADNAEYSLRQERPPIYYDLKKEIEARNLKEEEEPKKTAQGLVEGKKEPNKNVSDSDDDEDMSLSREDLKSKLESIFAAGGPRLVKPRVMESNPPTPEEPYSWSAENISRIPKVEKNDTLKRQKAKFNEVLNSIRLSINKSDNV from the exons ATGGCAGGGGGCAAATGGAGCGCCTTAGGGCGCGCGTTGGCTAGAAAGCGGGTCTTCGAGCCCGATCAGCTAGAAGTCAGCAACTTAAGAAG atgtctgaCGATATGGGACCTGACGGCATTGGGTGTGGGCAGCACTCTGGGCGTGGGCGTATATGTGCTGGTGGGCTCCGTAGCGCTGCACTTCGCCGGACCCTCTATTATACTATCGTTTTTAATAGCAGCCGTGGCTTCATTTTTTGCAG GAATGTGCTACGCGGAGTTTGGTTCCCGCGTACCGAAGGCCGGCTCTGCCTACATTTATACTTACGTAGCAGTCGGGGAGTTCGTAGCGTTCATCATAGGCTGGAATATGATACTTGAAGGTGTTTTTG GCACGGCGAGCGTGGCTCGGGGCCTAAGCTTATATCTGGACTCGATGACCAACAAGTCGATGTCGGGCTGGTTGCTGCAAGCTGCGCCTATCTACTCGCCACAATTCTCACCTTACTTTGATTTATTCTCGTTCCTTGTTGTACTCGTGCTCGGAG CGGTGCTGTCGCTGGGCGCGCGCGAGTCCTCCGCAGTCAACAAGGTGCTGGCCGCCTCCAACATGCTCGTCATACTGTTTATCGTCATCGCCGGTGCTTTTAAAG CGGACTCCCGCAACTGGTCAATCCCGGGCAGCGAAGTGCCAGAGGGTCACGGCAGCGGGGGATTCTTCCCATACGGCGCTGGGGGTACACTACGCGGCGCTGCTGTCTGCTTCTACGGTTTTGTGGGCTTTGACACCATCAACTCAACTGGTGAGGAG GTGCGGGAGCCGCGGCGTGCGATCCCGATAGCAATCCTGACGGTACTGAGCATTGTGTTTGTGGCCTACGCCAGCGTGTCTGTCGTCATCACTATGATGGTACCCTACTACCTGCAG GACACTGTAGCATCAGTGGCAACGGCTTTCACATTCGTGGGCTGGGACTGGGCGCGCTGGGTGGTCTCTGTTGGCGCCGTTTTTGGCATCTCTGCGAG TCTCTTCGGGTCCATGTTTCCGCTGCCCCGACTTCTATACTCGATGGCATCGGACGGACTACTGTGCCACTGGTTGGCACACATCACCAGCAAGAGAAAGTCACCGGTCCTAGCTACAATACTACCTACATGCGTTATAG CCGTGTTAGCCGCGATCGTGGAGCTGGAGCAGCTGGTGATGATGATGTGCATTGGAACATTGCTCTCATACACCATCGTCGCCGCCTGCGTTATATTGCTAAG GTATCGTCCAACGCCTTTACACAACGAGGAAGATGCTGTCCGTAGTGGTTGCTGTAACAGAAAGTCGACCTTATGCACGTCACGACTCGTCAACAccactttaattttatata TTTGCATTTGCCTGTCGACCGCACTTGTGGGTAGCTACGTGGCTGAGCCGCTCGTGCCTATTCTAGTGCTACATGGTGTAGGCCTGGCCCTGATGGTTGTCATCATAATGCAACCGCAGGCGAACGAGGATCTACCATTTAAG ACTCCTCTAGTACCAGTAGTGCCCTGTCTCAGCATATATGCCAACATACATCTTATGATCCTCATCAATGTACAGACTTGGATTCGAGTCATCATCTGGATTGCAATTG gtaTTCCAGTGTATTTCATATGTACCtgctactataaaaaaatgggtAGGCGTAATTCGAGTGAAGATAAACCACCGACACAATTAAACAAGAACGGCGGGCCTCCTGTGAAGATAATCATCGAAACCCCAACACCTCCTAATACTATTAAAATCAGTAGTAGCCGAGGAGGAGATTTAAGTATTAGTTCGACTATTAAAAGCAGCGTAGTGGGAACACCAGTAGAACAAAAAGTCGTCAGAAATTATATACCCTTTGTTACGGAAGAGATAATTGTTAAACAAGCAATCGTAGAGGATAATGATGAGAAGGAAGCGAAAATCATAGATTTATTGGATCAAGTGCTACAAGCTGAAGAAGATTCGTATGaagaaattattactttacagGAGCCACAAAGTGAAGAGAAAGATAATGATACAGCAATGACAGTGGATGTGCATAGAAAGTCTTTAAGTGAACTGTCTGACGCAGGATCGGACGCATCATTGGGTAATCAGGTATTATCTAAATATGATGTTATAGCGCTAGTGCATAGAGAAGATTTACCAAAGCTCACTGAAGAGGAGGAGAAAAATGAAAGAGATGACATCGACCAAAATGATGATTACGAATATATTACAGAGTTTAATGAAAGTGAAACGAATTCCCGAACAGATGAGTCCGGATACTCTGATACATtggataaaaatacatttagcGAGTCAGTTGAAGATAACAGGATACAGGCGCCAGTGATACCGGTTCCACCACCTATGGATGAAAATCTTTTTTCAAATCCAACTTTCAAAAAATCTTACACAATATCATCGAGACCATCAAAGACGCGTCTATTTCCTGAACCTCCGAAAGAAAATCCCCGATTGAGTATACAATCCAACGGTTCGATTGATGATAGCCCTATGGTTTTCGGTAGCGATAAGCAAATGAATTTTATGTCCAAGTTAAACACTATATTTCAGACGAAAATGTCTTCGTTTAATAATGGCGAAGAGCTAAGGAAAAGATCTCATTCGGCTGGAAATTTAGCAGATAATGCAGAATATTCCTTGAGGCAAGAACGGCCTCCAATTTACTatgatttgaaaaaagaaatagaggCTAGAAACTTGAAGGAGGAGGAGGAGCCGAAGAAAACCGCACAAGGTTTAGTGGAAGGTAAAAAAGAACCAAACAAAAATGTCTCCGATTCAGATGATGACGAAGATATGAGTTTGAGCAGAGAAGATTTAAAGTCAAAGTTGGAGAGTATTTTCGCAGCCGGCGGTCCTAGGTTAGTGAAGCCTAGAGTAATGGAATCCAATCCGCCGACACCCGAGGAACCATATTCCTGGAGTGCGGAAAACATATCTAGAATTCctaaagtagaaaaaaatgaCACATTAAAGAGacagaaagcaaaatttaaCGAAGTGTTAAACTCGATTCggttaagtataaataaatccgataatgtttaa